Proteins found in one Gordonia sp. PDNC005 genomic segment:
- a CDS encoding DUF308 domain-containing protein, whose protein sequence is MTVLPATPALPDNAVNALRSFLLASSVVGIALGIAMLAWPAATLTVVAVLFGASLVVAGFLRLFLAFATTEAPFVLRAVLGAFGAIVLAAGVLSILNPAESLTLLGIFIGVGWIFGGLQDLLEMRLATFLVPRWLVVLSAVISIGAGIAMIVLPAISTLSTILWVLAVMLIAVSLATLLTLPKKRDA, encoded by the coding sequence ATGACTGTGCTACCCGCAACGCCCGCGCTCCCCGACAATGCAGTGAACGCTCTGCGCTCGTTCCTGCTCGCGTCGTCCGTCGTCGGCATCGCGCTCGGCATCGCGATGCTCGCCTGGCCTGCGGCGACGCTCACCGTCGTGGCGGTCCTCTTCGGTGCGTCGCTCGTCGTGGCCGGATTCCTTCGACTGTTCCTCGCATTCGCCACGACAGAGGCGCCGTTTGTACTGCGTGCGGTTCTCGGCGCGTTCGGAGCGATCGTGCTCGCCGCAGGCGTCCTGTCGATTCTGAATCCCGCCGAATCGTTGACGCTGCTCGGCATCTTCATCGGCGTCGGCTGGATCTTCGGCGGACTCCAAGACCTACTCGAGATGCGACTGGCGACCTTCCTCGTCCCGCGCTGGCTTGTTGTCCTGTCGGCAGTGATCTCCATCGGTGCGGGCATCGCGATGATCGTCCTGCCCGCGATCTCGACCCTCTCGACCATCCTCTGGGTGCTCGCAGTCATGCTGATCGCGGTCAGCCTCGCGACCCTCCTCACACTCCCGAAGAAGCGAGACGCTTAG
- a CDS encoding DUF5709 domain-containing protein — MSSRDDFDGEYDLDESDQLQPEDTLDDAEVGDILDRGYSPPDYAPGNHEHETLDSRLAEEEPDLAANDDDADPDYPEQAECGNSRAGRIVASDIAGDSDVFGRDAGVDGAGASAEEAAMHIID; from the coding sequence ATGAGTTCCCGGGACGACTTCGACGGCGAGTACGACCTCGACGAGAGTGATCAGCTGCAGCCTGAGGACACTCTCGACGACGCCGAGGTCGGTGACATCCTCGACCGCGGCTACTCGCCGCCGGACTACGCGCCCGGGAACCACGAGCACGAAACCCTCGACTCACGCCTCGCCGAAGAGGAGCCGGACCTCGCCGCGAACGACGACGACGCCGACCCCGACTACCCGGAGCAGGCCGAATGCGGAAACTCGCGTGCGGGTCGAATCGTCGCGTCCGACATCGCGGGCGACTCCGACGTCTTCGGTCGTGACGCAGGCGTGGACGGGGCGGGTGCTTCGGCCGAAGAGGCCGCCATGCACATCATCGACTGA
- a CDS encoding cation diffusion facilitator family transporter: MSERGDLSKWALLSVAAAVVTITLKTYAWWITGSVGLLSDAAESVVNLVAAAGAFVALKVAARPSDDDHNFGHTKSEYFSAVVEGVMIVVAAGVILYTAVERLINPQELEAVGIGLLISVGATVVNGLVAWKLIAVGRAHRSMSLTADGKHLLTDVWTTVGVIAGVALVGITGWPPLDSLVAMAVAVNIIVVGWRLVRDSTMGLMDTVIPAPERDAVDAVLDRYRSDGVDFHDVRTREAGHMRFVQLHMLVPGQWTVQQAHDLVEDVESALHDAVDDLRPTIHLEPIDDPRSYEPWRR; encoded by the coding sequence GTGAGCGAACGTGGAGATCTCAGCAAGTGGGCGCTGCTCAGTGTTGCGGCCGCCGTCGTCACGATCACCCTCAAGACGTACGCGTGGTGGATCACCGGATCAGTGGGCCTGCTGTCGGACGCCGCTGAATCCGTCGTCAACCTGGTAGCCGCCGCGGGAGCATTCGTCGCCTTGAAGGTCGCGGCTCGCCCGTCCGACGACGACCACAACTTCGGGCACACGAAGAGCGAGTACTTCTCGGCGGTTGTCGAGGGCGTGATGATCGTGGTGGCTGCGGGAGTCATTCTCTACACAGCCGTCGAACGGCTGATCAACCCGCAGGAACTCGAAGCCGTCGGCATCGGTCTGTTGATCTCGGTCGGCGCGACAGTCGTCAACGGCCTCGTCGCCTGGAAGCTCATCGCCGTCGGCCGCGCGCATCGGTCGATGTCGCTGACGGCCGATGGAAAGCACCTGCTCACAGATGTGTGGACGACCGTCGGAGTCATTGCGGGCGTCGCTCTTGTGGGGATCACTGGGTGGCCGCCGCTCGATTCACTGGTCGCGATGGCTGTCGCAGTGAACATCATCGTCGTCGGGTGGCGTCTCGTCAGAGACTCCACGATGGGCCTCATGGACACCGTGATCCCAGCACCCGAACGTGACGCCGTCGACGCGGTGCTCGATCGGTACCGAAGCGACGGAGTCGACTTCCACGACGTCCGCACTCGCGAGGCGGGACACATGCGGTTCGTCCAACTGCACATGCTCGTCCCCGGGCAGTGGACCGTCCAACAGGCCCACGATCTCGTCGAAGACGTCGAGTCGGCGCTTCACGACGCGGTCGACGATCTGCGGCCCACCATTCATCTCGAACCGATCGACGACCCGCGCAGTTACGAACCCTGGCGTCGCTGA
- a CDS encoding acyl-CoA thioesterase domain-containing protein — MSTKSYFIPGESGRVIPTPLALSLWGPDALNGPAVCGLAAYAAEHEHGREGWLPARFTLELFKSARRIPTSLQTEVLRDGRRIRVVQVSVRQHDGDDEGVLVAQGNTVFLKQGDNPPGARWSRPTTDYNLPETDPSDFHTWFYNDELGWSSDMTAYQNGGRRRLWSRPVNVLPDVELTPFQRAAISAEGTSLSTNWGEGGIGFINGDLTLALSRLPVGDRLGVESDHHLEDAGVSAGSATLFDEHGPYGIGLVTAVDNTRAMIDFTKVLPASAYKGDGPFTPDGERRGDDRNV; from the coding sequence ATGTCGACGAAGTCGTATTTCATCCCCGGGGAATCGGGCCGGGTGATCCCCACTCCGCTGGCCCTGAGCCTGTGGGGTCCGGACGCCCTCAACGGCCCCGCGGTGTGCGGTCTCGCCGCGTACGCGGCTGAACACGAGCACGGTCGCGAGGGCTGGTTGCCTGCCCGATTCACGCTGGAGCTGTTCAAGTCGGCGCGACGCATCCCGACGAGTCTGCAGACCGAGGTTCTTCGGGACGGGCGCCGGATCAGGGTGGTGCAGGTGAGCGTCCGCCAGCACGACGGGGACGACGAGGGTGTGCTGGTCGCACAGGGCAACACGGTGTTTCTCAAACAGGGCGACAACCCTCCAGGCGCCCGTTGGTCGCGTCCGACGACCGATTACAACCTCCCGGAGACCGACCCCTCCGATTTCCACACGTGGTTCTACAACGACGAACTCGGGTGGAGTTCTGACATGACGGCCTACCAGAACGGTGGACGACGACGCCTGTGGAGCCGTCCGGTGAACGTTCTCCCCGACGTCGAGTTGACACCGTTCCAGCGTGCGGCCATTTCGGCCGAGGGCACCAGTCTCTCGACCAACTGGGGCGAAGGCGGCATCGGCTTCATCAACGGCGACCTCACTCTCGCGTTGAGTCGGCTGCCGGTCGGTGATCGGCTCGGCGTGGAGTCCGACCATCACCTCGAGGACGCCGGGGTGTCGGCGGGAAGTGCCACCCTGTTCGACGAGCACGGACCGTACGGCATCGGATTGGTGACCGCCGTCGACAACACCCGCGCGATGATCGACTTCACCAAGGTTCTCCCGGCGTCTGCGTACAAGGGCGACGGGCCGTTCACACCCGACGGTGAACGCCGCGGAGACGACCGGAACGTCTGA